A section of the Flavobacteriales bacterium genome encodes:
- a CDS encoding S9 family peptidase: MLHHRLPAALLLSCMGLLALAQKPLTNREIWASPTFSTEFVGGLEGMRDGEHYTALEEENGAPAIVQYAYRTGEKVTTLVAGQDLVPAGASAPIDVDGYSFSADEKKVMLRTGTEPLYRYSYFAEHHILDRGTRTLRPLSDPAKGKQRLATFSPDGSKAAFVRDNDLYVVDLSTMTETRVTSDGALNRVINGATDWVYEEEFALVQGYQWSPAGTQLLFLRTDETAVPEFDLTYYENRLYPREYRFKYPKAGEQNSTVSLYVYDTRNGVTRAVGMGETFSETYIPRFGWTTKDDVLWYMLMDRLQRTKVLFTAWMAYPPPPQIGVITKEIYRETSPTYVEVTDDLHFLEDGSGFILTSEKDGWNHIQWCSMDGKVQRALTQGEWDVLAVQGVDAARKRVLFTASKRSPREQEVYAVGLGGKGLVQLSPPGGYNDAEWSEGFRYFINTRSTANEPPVITLLDADGKLVKTLKDNAALRERMAPFALQPREFFQFTTPGGVTLNGWMIKPPGFDAAKKYPVFMTQYSGPNSNEVLDQWEGRGGLWHQLLAQQGYVVACVDPRGTGRRGKAFRHITYGQLGKYETEDQIAAAQWLAQQPYVDGTRIGIQGWSYGGYMSSLCITKGADVFKAAIAVAPVTNWRYYDTIYTERYMGLPQTNASGYDDNSPINHVEKLKGKYLLIHGMGDDNVHFQNAAEMTLALIKANKPFDQFAYPDRNHGIYGGNTRLFLYEQMTNWLLENL, translated from the coding sequence ATGCTGCACCACCGCCTCCCCGCCGCGCTCCTTCTTTCATGCATGGGCCTCCTTGCCCTTGCGCAGAAGCCCCTCACCAACCGCGAGATCTGGGCCTCGCCCACCTTCAGCACCGAGTTCGTGGGCGGCCTGGAGGGCATGCGCGACGGCGAGCACTACACGGCACTGGAGGAGGAGAACGGCGCGCCGGCCATCGTGCAGTACGCCTACCGCACCGGGGAGAAGGTGACCACCCTGGTGGCGGGCCAGGACCTGGTGCCCGCCGGCGCCAGCGCGCCCATCGACGTGGACGGCTACAGCTTCAGCGCCGACGAGAAGAAGGTGATGCTGCGCACGGGCACCGAGCCGCTGTACCGCTACAGCTATTTCGCCGAGCACCACATCCTGGACCGGGGCACGCGCACCCTGCGTCCGTTGAGCGACCCCGCGAAGGGCAAGCAGCGGCTGGCCACCTTCAGCCCGGACGGCAGCAAGGCCGCCTTCGTGCGTGACAACGACCTGTACGTGGTGGACCTGTCCACGATGACCGAGACGCGTGTGACCAGCGACGGTGCGCTGAACCGCGTGATCAACGGCGCCACCGACTGGGTGTACGAGGAGGAATTCGCCCTGGTGCAGGGCTACCAGTGGAGCCCCGCCGGCACGCAGCTCCTCTTCCTGCGCACCGATGAGACGGCCGTGCCGGAGTTCGACCTCACCTACTACGAGAACCGCCTCTATCCGCGCGAATACCGCTTCAAGTACCCCAAGGCCGGCGAGCAGAACAGCACGGTGTCCCTGTACGTGTACGACACCCGCAACGGCGTCACCCGCGCGGTGGGCATGGGCGAGACCTTCAGCGAGACCTACATCCCGCGCTTCGGATGGACCACCAAGGACGACGTGCTGTGGTACATGCTGATGGACCGCCTGCAGCGGACGAAGGTGCTGTTCACGGCGTGGATGGCCTACCCGCCCCCGCCGCAGATCGGCGTCATCACCAAGGAGATCTACCGGGAGACGAGCCCCACCTATGTGGAGGTGACGGACGACCTGCATTTCCTGGAGGACGGCAGCGGCTTCATCCTCACCAGCGAGAAGGACGGGTGGAACCACATCCAATGGTGCAGCATGGACGGCAAGGTGCAGCGCGCGCTGACGCAGGGCGAATGGGACGTGCTGGCCGTGCAGGGCGTGGACGCCGCGCGCAAGCGGGTGCTCTTCACCGCCAGCAAGCGCAGCCCGCGCGAACAGGAGGTGTACGCCGTGGGGCTGGGCGGCAAGGGGCTGGTGCAGCTGAGCCCGCCGGGCGGCTACAACGATGCGGAATGGAGCGAGGGCTTCCGCTACTTCATCAACACGCGCAGCACGGCCAACGAACCGCCGGTGATCACCCTGCTGGACGCCGACGGCAAGCTGGTGAAGACGCTGAAGGACAACGCCGCCCTGCGCGAGCGGATGGCCCCCTTCGCCCTGCAGCCGCGGGAGTTCTTCCAGTTCACCACGCCGGGCGGTGTGACGCTGAACGGCTGGATGATCAAGCCGCCGGGCTTCGATGCGGCGAAGAAGTACCCCGTGTTCATGACGCAGTACAGCGGCCCCAACAGCAACGAGGTGCTGGACCAGTGGGAGGGCCGCGGCGGGCTGTGGCACCAGCTGCTGGCGCAGCAGGGCTATGTGGTGGCCTGCGTGGACCCGCGCGGCACCGGCCGCCGGGGCAAGGCCTTCCGCCACATCACCTATGGCCAGTTGGGCAAATACGAAACGGAGGACCAGATCGCGGCCGCACAATGGCTCGCGCAGCAGCCCTATGTGGACGGCACGCGCATCGGCATCCAGGGCTGGAGCTACGGCGGCTACATGAGCAGCCTGTGCATCACCAAGGGCGCCGACGTGTTCAAGGCCGCCATCGCCGTGGCCCCGGTGACCAACTGGCGCTACTACGACACCATCTACACGGAACGCTACATGGGCCTGCCGCAGACCAATGCCTCGGGCTACGACGACAACAGCCCCATCAACCACGTGGAGAAGCTCAAGGGCAAGTACCTGCTGATCCACGGCATGGGCGATGACAATGTGCACTTCCAGAACGCCGCCGAGATGACGCTGGCGCTGATCAAGGCCAACAAACCCTTCGACCAGTTCGCCTACCCCGATCGGAACCACGGGATCTACGGCGGGAACACGCGGTTGTTCCTGTACGAGCAGATGACGAACTGGCTGCTGGAGAACCTGTAG